One genomic segment of Natrinema amylolyticum includes these proteins:
- the cyoE gene encoding heme o synthase: MNYSLTRQRFANLLATTTIAAYVLVALGTAVSTTDGAATCATWPSCSTDLALGPLSVESLLFWGHRVAALVAGLLVVASGLATRQIGVGRRVRGLVGCAVILFPVQVALGAVLVVGGPAAANGLHLALAMIIFACLLVALVCVLEDSARERTDTARETGFGPGTNEAIDSGGTTSARERPSNPLVRLRQTVGAYLTLTKPRLMWLLCLVAVAGMGLATLTGETLELTTVVATLVGGVLAIGASATFNHVYERDRDRRMNRTADRPLVHDLVPVRSALSFGIVLVFASMAILLTWVNVLAAALTGAAIVYYAILYTVVLKPNTAWNTVLGGGAGALPAVIGWAAVTGDIGAPAIALAAVIFLWTPAHFYNLAIAYRDDYSRGGFPMFPVVNGVLAARRHVAFYLGATLLAASVLGWLAGLGIVYAATSVALGAVFLRSVIRQYRIQTDEAALQSFYASNYYLGFVLFAIIFETVIVAT, encoded by the coding sequence ATGAACTATTCACTCACCCGACAACGGTTCGCGAACCTACTCGCGACGACGACGATTGCGGCGTACGTTCTCGTCGCACTCGGAACCGCCGTTTCGACGACCGACGGCGCAGCGACCTGTGCGACCTGGCCGAGCTGTTCGACCGACCTAGCACTCGGTCCGCTCTCCGTCGAATCGCTCCTCTTCTGGGGTCACCGGGTCGCAGCCCTCGTGGCCGGCCTCCTCGTCGTCGCGTCCGGGCTCGCCACCCGGCAGATCGGGGTCGGTCGCCGGGTGAGGGGCTTGGTCGGGTGTGCGGTCATCCTCTTTCCCGTCCAGGTCGCCCTCGGTGCTGTGCTCGTCGTCGGCGGCCCCGCCGCTGCGAACGGACTACACCTCGCGCTCGCGATGATCATCTTCGCCTGCCTGCTCGTCGCACTCGTCTGCGTCCTCGAGGACAGCGCGCGCGAGAGAACGGATACCGCCCGCGAAACCGGTTTCGGTCCGGGAACGAACGAAGCTATCGACTCCGGAGGCACGACGAGCGCCCGCGAGCGACCGAGCAATCCGCTCGTCCGCCTCCGGCAGACGGTCGGGGCGTACCTGACGCTCACCAAACCGCGGCTGATGTGGTTGCTCTGTCTCGTCGCAGTCGCGGGAATGGGGCTGGCGACGCTGACAGGTGAGACGCTCGAGTTGACGACCGTGGTCGCGACACTCGTCGGGGGTGTCCTCGCGATCGGTGCGAGCGCCACGTTCAATCACGTCTACGAACGCGACCGTGACCGGCGGATGAATCGCACGGCAGACCGGCCGCTGGTCCACGATCTCGTTCCGGTACGGAGCGCCCTATCGTTCGGGATCGTGCTCGTATTCGCGTCGATGGCGATCCTCCTGACATGGGTAAACGTGCTGGCAGCGGCGCTGACCGGCGCTGCAATCGTCTACTACGCCATCCTCTATACAGTGGTTCTCAAACCGAACACTGCCTGGAACACGGTTCTCGGCGGTGGGGCGGGAGCACTCCCAGCCGTCATCGGCTGGGCGGCCGTCACCGGCGACATCGGAGCGCCCGCCATCGCCCTCGCTGCAGTGATCTTCCTGTGGACGCCCGCACACTTCTATAACCTCGCGATCGCCTACCGAGACGACTACTCCCGTGGCGGCTTCCCGATGTTCCCCGTCGTCAACGGAGTGCTCGCCGCGCGCCGACACGTCGCGTTCTACCTGGGCGCGACGCTGCTGGCCGCGAGTGTCCTCGGCTGGCTGGCCGGCCTCGGTATAGTCTACGCGGCCACATCCGTCGCCCTCGGCGCGGTCTTCCTCCGGTCAGTGATTCGGCAGTACCGTATTCAGACCGATGAGGCCGCGCTGCAGTCGTTCTATGCCTCGAACTATTATCTCGGTTTCGTTCTTTTCGCAATCATCTTCGAGACGGTCATAGTCGCCACGTAA
- the nirK gene encoding copper-containing nitrite reductase, with translation MTQFDPDRRRFLQAVGATGAIAVAGCLEGNESSEPTDDDESADGEGLPAAKAVDVDRIARDPTDIPDPVDWNEPREHDITVRTERVTAEIELGVTFDYMTFEGQVPGPMVRVRRGDRVNLTFDVPEDLNVAAHNMDFHAVYGPGGGADATTIAPGDDPTQISFTADYAGVFIYHCAIPNMDQHISSGMFGSILVEPEDGLPEVDNEYYLGQHEIYTDGDVGEKGHHGFDFDAMLAEQPTYVVFNGQAYGFTGDGVGPMQANTGETARVYFANGGPNLLSSWHPIGNVWSRFYRDGDLLTEPEQNIETAPVAPGTTAAAEMEFPVPGPVKIVDHALTRAARRGALGVIDVSGEPTRDIYDEDP, from the coding sequence ATGACCCAATTCGATCCCGACCGACGACGGTTTCTACAGGCAGTGGGTGCAACCGGCGCGATCGCAGTCGCCGGTTGTCTGGAAGGAAACGAATCGTCGGAACCGACCGACGACGACGAATCGGCAGACGGGGAAGGGCTGCCGGCGGCGAAAGCGGTTGACGTGGATCGGATCGCCCGGGATCCGACGGATATCCCGGATCCAGTCGACTGGAACGAACCGCGCGAACACGACATCACGGTCCGGACCGAGCGGGTGACCGCCGAGATCGAGCTGGGGGTCACCTTCGACTACATGACCTTCGAGGGGCAGGTGCCGGGACCGATGGTCCGAGTCCGGCGCGGCGACCGGGTGAACCTTACCTTCGACGTCCCGGAGGATCTGAACGTGGCCGCCCACAACATGGACTTCCACGCGGTCTACGGCCCCGGCGGCGGGGCCGACGCGACCACGATCGCGCCCGGCGACGACCCCACCCAGATCAGCTTCACCGCTGACTACGCGGGCGTGTTCATCTACCACTGTGCGATCCCGAACATGGACCAGCACATCAGCAGCGGCATGTTCGGCTCGATCCTCGTCGAACCCGAGGACGGCCTCCCCGAGGTCGATAACGAGTACTACCTCGGCCAGCACGAGATCTACACCGACGGCGACGTCGGCGAGAAAGGCCACCACGGCTTCGACTTCGACGCCATGCTCGCCGAACAGCCGACCTACGTCGTGTTCAACGGCCAGGCCTACGGCTTCACCGGAGACGGTGTCGGCCCCATGCAGGCCAATACGGGCGAGACCGCACGGGTCTACTTCGCCAACGGCGGCCCGAACCTCCTGAGCTCGTGGCACCCCATCGGCAACGTCTGGAGCCGCTTCTACCGCGACGGCGACCTCCTGACCGAGCCCGAACAGAACATCGAAACCGCACCCGTCGCACCCGGGACGACGGCCGCGGCCGAAATGGAGTTCCCGGTGCCAGGGCCGGTCAAAATCGTCGACCACGCGCTGACCCGCGCGGCCCGCCGCGGCGCCCTCGGCGTCATCGACGTCAGCGGCGAGCCCACCCGAGACATCTACGACGAAGACCCGTGA
- a CDS encoding TlpA family protein disulfide reductase yields the protein MKRRDLLTGAVGLTVAGGGAAVAVGDLDIDGDDAGINPVVLETIDAPGSEAGTTTVPQRGRVTFVELFATWCTVCQHTMEPLSVVHHDVGEDVQFVSVTSEPVGNTVTRDDVAAWWTANGGDWTVALDTDLELTEQLDAGGVPYAFVLDESNTVTWSERGYKSADAFQRPIEAALTDE from the coding sequence GTGAAGCGTCGTGATCTCCTCACTGGCGCGGTCGGCCTTACCGTCGCCGGGGGCGGCGCAGCCGTCGCAGTCGGTGACCTCGATATCGATGGCGACGACGCGGGGATCAACCCGGTCGTACTCGAGACGATCGATGCGCCGGGAAGCGAGGCGGGGACGACGACGGTCCCCCAACGTGGTCGCGTCACGTTCGTCGAACTGTTCGCCACTTGGTGCACCGTCTGCCAGCACACGATGGAGCCGCTCTCGGTCGTCCACCACGATGTCGGGGAGGACGTCCAGTTCGTGTCCGTGACGAGCGAACCGGTCGGAAACACCGTTACCCGCGACGACGTGGCAGCGTGGTGGACGGCCAACGGCGGCGACTGGACTGTGGCGCTGGACACCGACCTCGAGCTGACCGAACAGCTCGACGCCGGAGGCGTCCCATACGCGTTCGTGCTCGACGAATCGAACACCGTTACCTGGTCCGAACGCGGGTACAAGTCCGCCGATGCGTTTCAACGACCGATCGAAGCCGCGCTCACGGACGAGTGA
- a CDS encoding cytochrome C biogenesis protein has product MAATDEEGAPLSGAVSRGLAAAVGSIAVLIALSAVALVAGIALESLLPFLEYAVGIALIALEVWVIWGGTGAVHVLLPERRATVTGSAAFGAMYALAAVACVVPLFLSLAFRSITMSVAETAAIMDSHAARFAVLLLSVTGATAVGHDLTAGRFTAYADRFVRLAGVSLVLADIDQLYVA; this is encoded by the coding sequence GTGGCGGCGACGGACGAGGAGGGCGCCCCGCTCTCCGGCGCCGTGAGCCGCGGACTCGCGGCTGCGGTCGGTTCGATAGCCGTTCTCATCGCTCTCTCGGCCGTCGCCCTCGTCGCCGGCATCGCTCTCGAGTCTCTGCTGCCGTTTCTCGAGTACGCCGTCGGTATCGCGTTGATTGCCCTCGAGGTGTGGGTGATTTGGGGCGGGACGGGCGCCGTCCACGTCCTCCTGCCGGAACGACGAGCGACCGTGACCGGATCCGCGGCTTTCGGTGCGATGTACGCTCTCGCGGCCGTTGCCTGTGTGGTACCGCTGTTTCTGTCGCTCGCGTTTCGGTCGATCACGATGTCAGTCGCAGAGACCGCGGCGATCATGGACAGCCACGCGGCCAGGTTCGCCGTCCTGCTTCTCAGTGTGACCGGTGCGACTGCAGTGGGGCACGACCTCACAGCCGGCCGGTTCACCGCCTACGCCGACCGATTCGTTCGCCTCGCCGGCGTGTCGCTCGTCCTCGCCGACATCGACCAGCTATACGTCGCCTGA
- a CDS encoding cytochrome C oxidase subunit II — protein sequence MTSPIKPPDGNWWDQPVNRRESIWLGLGVGWSLILFGWMSVWTRVGDQNPIGETFSVEAEEFREKLQDYKERAEETDAGLVPPEQDVYLQAMRFQWDGAPVVLETGTEYDFHLNSMDVQHGFSLRPEDALSKQINLQVLPGYEWVVPMTFDEPGTYHIICNEFCGQGHRTMHGTIVVEEG from the coding sequence ATGACGTCACCGATCAAACCCCCGGACGGTAACTGGTGGGATCAACCGGTCAACAGACGCGAATCCATCTGGCTGGGACTGGGTGTCGGCTGGTCGCTCATTCTCTTCGGCTGGATGAGCGTCTGGACGCGCGTCGGCGATCAGAACCCCATCGGCGAGACGTTCAGCGTAGAGGCCGAGGAGTTCCGCGAGAAGCTGCAGGACTACAAGGAGCGTGCCGAGGAGACAGACGCGGGTCTCGTCCCGCCGGAGCAGGACGTCTACCTGCAGGCGATGCGATTCCAGTGGGATGGCGCGCCAGTTGTCCTCGAGACGGGGACGGAGTACGACTTCCATCTCAACTCGATGGACGTCCAGCACGGCTTCTCGCTGCGGCCCGAGGACGCGCTGAGCAAACAGATCAACCTGCAGGTGCTGCCCGGCTACGAGTGGGTGGTGCCGATGACCTTCGACGAACCCGGCACCTACCACATCATCTGTAACGAGTTCTGTGGCCAGGGCCACCGGACCATGCACGGGACGATCGTCGTGGAGGAGGGATAA
- a CDS encoding cytochrome c oxidase subunit I, with protein MAHKLDVLGLFDNEYRDDGFRTCSVTGLEVHRSVDNHVKLFGLTAVVALLYGGIFAFTVAMTRWEVIGLLDAADFYTHLSLHAWNLLIFWMVFMEIAILYVGGPMVLGRRLPFTKVAKAGWLVMAAGAVLVNYAIWTTEAPNEAPLLTAYVPMPISPLFYAGAIVFILGTVVAALPFFATMWYEKREHPDKTLPLVSFAAFVTSIIAVEALVGGLVAFVPTLLWRLEMIQWWDAAWYRQMYWIIGHGTQQINLVAMIAVWYFLTHVVAGAEVVSEKVSRTAFILYLFFINLGAAHHLLSDPAVSTGWRIWNTSYAFYGATFASLIHAFAIPAGIEAGRRKRGKGGGLFGWLTSAPWSNPVFSSTIFSIILFGFLGGITGVMMGQLQLNMTWHNTFATVGHFHGTVVLGTTVAFMGLVFFVIRTMFMRQYISERLASIQPFFYSAAMGVAVLMMMYVGILYGIPRRTAEVVENIPGTEFSLSAASPLFAIFGIFALLAIAGGVLFVLVAVGSLVFGDRVENGADNADLVADGGLGMAQDPDDPVHAYEMRGTFVLCLVFLAAFVITYLLNWYLLTQLWSIGA; from the coding sequence ATGGCACACAAACTGGACGTTCTCGGCCTGTTCGACAACGAGTATCGCGACGACGGCTTCCGGACCTGCTCCGTGACGGGGCTCGAGGTTCACCGCTCCGTCGACAACCACGTCAAGCTGTTCGGTCTCACGGCGGTCGTTGCCCTCCTCTACGGAGGCATCTTCGCGTTTACCGTCGCGATGACCCGCTGGGAAGTGATCGGGTTACTCGATGCCGCGGACTTCTATACGCATCTCAGCCTGCACGCGTGGAACCTGCTGATCTTCTGGATGGTGTTCATGGAGATCGCCATCCTCTACGTGGGCGGGCCGATGGTACTGGGCAGACGGCTACCGTTCACGAAGGTCGCGAAGGCGGGATGGCTCGTCATGGCCGCCGGGGCGGTGCTCGTCAACTACGCCATCTGGACCACCGAAGCGCCGAACGAGGCGCCGCTGTTGACGGCCTACGTCCCGATGCCGATTTCGCCGCTGTTCTACGCCGGCGCGATCGTCTTCATTCTGGGCACCGTCGTCGCGGCACTGCCCTTTTTCGCGACGATGTGGTACGAGAAGCGCGAGCACCCGGACAAGACGCTGCCGCTCGTCAGCTTCGCCGCGTTCGTCACGTCGATCATCGCCGTCGAGGCGCTGGTCGGCGGGCTGGTGGCGTTCGTTCCCACCCTGCTGTGGCGACTCGAGATGATCCAGTGGTGGGACGCGGCCTGGTACCGCCAGATGTACTGGATCATCGGGCACGGAACACAGCAGATCAACCTCGTGGCGATGATCGCCGTCTGGTACTTCCTCACCCACGTCGTCGCCGGCGCGGAGGTCGTCAGCGAGAAGGTCTCGCGGACGGCGTTTATCCTCTACCTGTTCTTCATCAACCTCGGGGCGGCACACCACTTGCTGTCCGACCCCGCGGTGTCGACCGGCTGGCGCATCTGGAACACGTCCTACGCGTTCTACGGCGCGACGTTCGCGAGTCTGATCCACGCGTTCGCCATCCCGGCGGGGATCGAGGCCGGCCGCCGAAAGCGCGGGAAGGGCGGCGGGTTGTTCGGCTGGCTCACGTCCGCTCCCTGGTCGAACCCGGTGTTCTCCTCGACGATCTTCTCGATCATTCTGTTCGGGTTCCTCGGCGGAATCACTGGGGTCATGATGGGACAACTTCAGCTCAACATGACTTGGCACAACACGTTCGCGACGGTGGGTCACTTCCACGGGACGGTCGTCCTCGGAACGACTGTCGCGTTCATGGGCCTGGTCTTCTTCGTGATTCGGACCATGTTCATGCGACAGTACATCTCCGAGCGGCTCGCGTCGATCCAGCCGTTCTTCTACTCGGCCGCGATGGGCGTGGCCGTCCTGATGATGATGTACGTCGGTATTCTCTACGGCATCCCGCGACGGACCGCCGAGGTCGTCGAGAACATCCCCGGCACCGAGTTCAGTCTCTCCGCCGCGTCGCCGCTGTTCGCGATCTTCGGGATCTTCGCCCTACTCGCCATCGCGGGCGGGGTCCTGTTCGTTCTCGTCGCGGTCGGTTCGCTCGTCTTCGGCGACCGGGTCGAAAACGGCGCGGACAACGCGGATCTCGTCGCCGACGGGGGGCTGGGGATGGCCCAGGATCCGGACGACCCCGTCCACGCCTACGAGATGCGCGGCACGTTCGTCCTCTGTCTGGTCTTCCTCGCCGCGTTCGTGATCACCTACCTGCTGAACTGGTATCTGCTCACCCAGCTCTGGTCGATCGGCGCCTGA